AAAACACAAAGGAGCACAAGCACAAGGCTGGCAGCCTGGCAGTAGAAAGGGTGATTTTACTAGCATGGCCCCTCCGCGGAAGCCTAagatttgattttaatttttgctATGTTTTTATTTAGATAACTCTAAAGAAGGTTACGCACCCTGCTAATATCAGTAAAATCATTAAATAAATTTCTGTTTGCCGCCCACGCATCATCATGTTCATACCCAAATCTAGTCGCTAGAGGAGATCTCACCACCTAGATAGAATAACCAAACTCATATGGAAATTAAAAAAGGAACATGATAGAATTGATTCGTAAGTTACTGTCTTACTGATAAAAGGGTCTAAACAACTAGTACCCACCTGATCAGTTTGGCTAACATGAATTTTCTGTCCATTGCAGAAGGCCTCACCACCTGAGAAAATCAATTGCCCAATACAAACAGTTaacaaagaaataataaagaagatgagAATGCAACATGTAAGTAACATCCATATCGGTTGATGCAGAAAATGTACGGGTATTCCAACACAATGGACCTCCAATAAAGTTGACCTGGAAAAACAACTCTTGACATTATAAATGTACTTCTGAAACAAAAATGAAGTTACCATGGGAATAGAATTTCTGAGCGACGAGCTGAATTGAAATAGTAAATCTAAAGTTTTACAACAATTCAATCAGAGAATACATATAGGTTACACAGGGATGTTAGACCCAGACTGATCCACGGATGACCTTTTGTGATCTCCATAACATGTAAGAAATTCACATACCCTAAGCATTATAAGTTTAGAAGCCTCTCAAAGAAAAAGTAAACTAAGTGCAACGGCCAGCAATTTTGCCTCCTTGGGCAGTTTCTTTCTATGGTTTCCATGATGGTGATTCACTGAAAAAGCAGTAcgtggaaacatgctaatgagaGTGGATATCTCGTCTAACTACACAGAGTTCATTAACCAATGAATCAACAGATATGCACATATATGTTATTTCACAATAGTTGATACACAGGATTTAAGCACAGAGAGGTAGCCAACCTAAAGGGTCAATGGACCATCGATAATCAGAAGATGAATCTCCTATTAGTCCACCTTCTTCCATGAAAATAAGGTGATCATTGAAGTTCTCATTTACAACTCCCAAAATAGCAGTCTCACTCATTTTGTCTGTGCTGCAAATGATTCAGAAAAAGGAACACGGTGGTCATTATCATGGTTTACtcttaaaatagaaaacaaaataaaaggatGCATTTTACAAGCAGAAAACTCATGAAAACGGAAAGACATGACTGAGACATTATGGTTCATTGATTCTTACTAATAGCAGGCTAATTCACATAAGCCAACAAAAAATTAATATGTCGAATCTAAACATTATACATCAATACATGTTATGCTCAGATTGCCAAAGAAAACTTCCAACTAGTTTGCTTAGACGGGAAAAGAATAAGTGAATAAAATGAAAGAACATTTAAAAGTGACAACTAGAGGATCAAATAGGTATCTCCACTCTAACCAAGAAGGCTTAGAGGGGTAATGGTTGGAAACTAAAACGCAACTATTGAATACATAGTGTATACTAGGCAAAGCAATCTTACAATTCAGATGATAAAccacaacaaacatgaacatctCTAGGCTACAGTTTACCACCAAACCCCGTGATTCACATTGCAATGTATTTGATTTGTTGCAATCACTTTAACATCAAATAGTTCAAATTCCACATCAGATTCATAAGAATCACACCCAACTTTCAGATATAGTTAAATGTCAGAAAAGTAGAGTTTGGTTCTAGATAGTTGTTAACACTCTAACGTGGTGATAGTCCTATGCCAATCTGACCGTTGGGTCATGGCATTCACCGAAAAGGGTTCATCTCTACTGCAAATTAAGACCAATCCAAGAACCCTAGCCAGTTCACTAGCAACTTGATCAATCTTACTCATCTTAGTACTGCTCCAACCAAACCCAGAGTGTTCAAAGTCACACCCAGCATTCTTGAATTAAAGAACTCTAAAAATTCCAGTCCAATCAAGTGTTCCTTATCACCAGACAAGTTAAGTTACATCACAAAGAATCATTACTAGCATTTCAGTGTTCTAAACataacaaacaacaaaaaaagatcCCAAATTGATAAAACTAAACAAGAAATATAGTAAGTTAAATTGAGTTGTACATTGAAACACCAATGAATCTTCGTTACCTCAGCACCAGTCTTTGCAGCAAGCTCAACTACTAGTAAGAGTTGTTTCTCAAGGAATTGGTCCAGTGAAGACCGATTTTAGAGTAACTTTTCTCATTAGGAAGCTCAGACAACAAAGATTTTATAGACGAGGATCTTCTGATTGGTAAAAATTCACATTTAGATGATGCAATTTTTGGAAAATGAGATTGGGTTTTGGAGAAAATCTTAGGTAAATAGCTGTTGAATCGGATAGAGACGAACCCATTTTGAGATATTTGAATGAAATTGAGATATTCTTCTTGTCTTAATTTTCATGGAGGTGTTGAAGATATCTGTTGATtcctttctttgttttttctGTACTGAGAGCTTGATAGGGAAACGGTACATGATTTTGGCACCCATGATAAGATTCAGGCAGCCTTCCTTGACTACACGCGTCAGCTAGCTAGAGGGTAAATTCAGAGACAGGCAACCGACACGGTCCAATTCTCGATCTCATCCTCTTCATTTATGGGCTTTTAAGATATTTTGCATTTTTTTCTTCCCTACCAAGTATCACCTTCTTTCTTCTTCGATTCTATTCTCTCTTGAATTCCATATATAGGCTGAAGAAGTGAAGTACAGCAACTCTAAATATATCCTCAGCCAGTTCTTAAAAATCTAATCCTTAAGAACACTCGACAAGTTTGATATTTTTGATCCTTAAGATTGTATGGCTCAAGCTCAAGGTTGGTTAACTTGTTGTTATATCTTTTCTATGTCTTCAATTTTACCATGATCTCACAGTTTTTAACAGTGCTGTTCTTTCTTCTTGAAATTATAGCTGCATATCCTCCTCCTCGATCCTACCCAGCAGCAACGGTGGAGGGATATCCACCTCCTGGTGCCTACGCTGCACCACCTCCAGCCGGATATCCAGTAGCTGAGTATGCCGGTGGTCAGGGACAATTTCAAGCTCCCGGAGCAACCACCAACAGATCAGGTCAAGGGTTCTGGGAAGGATGGTAAATATTTCTCATGATTTAATTAGTTACTAATTCATATTGTTTGATTTAGTTACTAATTAATCTTATTTGATTTTCTTGGGTTAAAATATTTTACAGTTGTTCAGCCCTTTGCTGTTGTTGTGTGTTCGAGGCTTGCTTTTAATCAAGTTTATTCATATATACGGTATGCTCTCCGCCGGGAGCAGCAGCCTTTAGGATTCTTTTGACTCCTTGATTTATAATTTTGTACTTGAAATGTCGGTAAACGTGTAATTTTTGTAGTTCGAAACTGGAATACTAAAGCCAGCACCTATGGGATATGATTCAGTTGTGCTGGCAGTACTTGGTTATTGTAATAGTCATCGGTTAAAACTTTAATTTTTATCATAGAAACATATTCCGAAATATTAAGTTTCACTTCTTGTcaagaaaaatctttttatttccGGAATtgatttctgttttttctttctaaatTCCGGCTACTAGTCTCTAACCACTAAAAGAATGTAATGgtcaaaaacaattatatatagaATTGATTTCTGCTTTTCTCTCTGCATTCCAGACATTGATCTCTAATCACTAAAAGAATTTTCTTGCGATAAATGCTTTGGCgtaaaagcaaaaacaaaatattGGGCTATATCATTTCGCTTTTATGTTTTGATCgataaataaaaatttcattgATCGGAGAAAAGGGtaaaaaaatatttgaaccaCGATAAATACACGTGAATTACGCTCCTTCCAGGTACAACAGTATCAAAAGACACTTCTTCAAGCTCCTTGATGACTAATACCCATTTGAATAAGCAGTACTTTACCTTACGAATGACTTGTTGAGTTGTCTACAGTTTTGTAGAAAATACACGTGAATTACGCTCCTTCCAGGTACGCCATAGGATTGCAGTTGCCAAAAAATTTCATAGGTTTCGTTTTTGAAGTGTATCGAAATTCATCTGCCATAACAGAAGTGCAGCTGGTACAGTTGAACGCATAGTGAAAAATTCATTTTCTCCATCAAGTGTTGCCACAAATGAGTAACAAATTCACAATAAAGAAACAAATGAGCTGCAGATTCGTCTTTATAGCAAAATAAACAAGAAGCAGGAGTTGAAATACCTTTCCGAATTAAGGAATCTCTTGTCGAAATTCTAAAGCGGTTGATGGACAAAATAAAAAGACCAACCTTAGGGGGATAATTTTGTTCTCATAAGAAAGTGAAAATGTCTTGACTTGGTCTGGCAGTTGATGGCATCGGTTTATGATAACTTGATTTTAACAGAATGCAATTTCAAAGCCCATTGTAAATTCTCTTCAACTTCATGATTGAGACTAAAATTAGATAAACTGTCTTGAATGATTTAGTATtttttttgctcaatcaaaaccaTTTTATTACTCATTATGGCCAAATACAACCAACTAAAGAGTTTACATCAAAAAGAGCCACCAAGGCCCAATAAAAtggaaaaatcaaaagaaaaaataaggcaaactcactcctaaagcccaactgtaaaaacataagaaaatatttttttagcaAAACCTATAGTAAATTTGCTCAGGTGATTCCAAAACTGGGATGAAACTTGGTTATGAATTGAAAATGATCTTTCCCCCTCTCACCAATCCTGCACCCTTCTTTGCCATGGAGTCAGCAGAGAAATTTACTTCTCTCAAGCTATGTACAAGTTTGATATTATTCAATAGATCCTTTAATCTCTTCCATCTTACCTGCATGAACCAAGGCAGTCTTCCTGATATGTATGCACTCACTGCTGCTTTAGAATCAGAGTTAATACATATATCAAGTTTGTTGTTCTGTATAGCCCATTCAGCTGCGCCTGTAATAGCCATTAATTCTGCAATGTAATTAGTTGCAATTCCCAAGCCAATAGCTTCAGCATATATACAACCTCCCATTTCATCTCTGCACACAAAACCATATCCTGCTGCACCTGGATTGCCCCTAGATGACCCATCAAAACATATGAGTATCTGATCTCTTGCAGGTAAGAAGAAACTCACTTCAATAATTCTTTGAGGCTTTATTGGTTGATGTTTAAGATCAAAATTCTTAAAGACCATGTAATCATAGCTACACTCCCACATATAGATTTTTATTCTCACTGCACAGACTTTTGTATACTGTTTTATTCTTCTGTTGAAATTACCCAAGTTTACTTTCTCTTCTTCAAAGCAAATTCTATTCCTTAAGAACCATAGCTCCATCATTGTAATGGAAGCAACCAGTAACCATATATCCTTTACAGCTCCACTTTTATTCTTTGCAAAGTTCATAACATCTTCATATGATTCAGGGTTGCAGAACAAGAAGATACCACCTAGCCATTTCCATATTATCTGACTGAAATTACAAAACCATAATATATGTTCAAGATTATCAGAATCAACACCACACATATAGCACTTTGATGCTAAACTGCAACCcttgctttttcttttttcatcagTTGAGCAGATACCCCTCACTATCTTCCATACATTGCTTGCtgttgttggatgaagaataggatTCCAAACATGTCTTGCCCATGTCACCTTTTGATAATGCTCTCTAATACATTCAACAGCTGAGTGTACTGTGAATTCACCTGACATAGTtccattccaaaccctagtatcttttgtttttgataaaacAGGTAATTCTTCTACTTGAAAATATTGAAGCATTCTAGAAGGAATCAGCCACTCACCAGCAACAATCAACTCTGCAACTTTCATGTTTTTGTTCTGCATCATATATTCATCCTCTTCATATATCTCATTAAGTGGTTTATCTTTTATCCAAGCATCACTCCATACTGATATTTGCTCGCCTGAACCAGTGATCCATCTAGTATGTAACTTTACTTCATCTAGTACCCATTTCAAACCTGGCCATACTGAAGACTTTTTATAACCTGAAATCCATTCACCATCTGCCTTTATATACTTTGCTCTCATAAATCTTGCCCATTCAACTTCAGAATTTTGTATCTTCCATACTAATTTCATCAGTAAAGCCTTGTTTATTACTTCCATTCTCCTTATGCCCAAACCACCCTCCTCCATTGGTGAACATGTTTCATTCCACTTTAAAGTTATACATTTTCTCTCATATGGATCCCCTGTCCATAGAAAGTTTCTTATAAGTTTCTCACAAGTTTTCACTACACTTGTAGGCCACTTATAGACTGACATGTTATAAATGGGAATGCTACACAAAATTGATTTGATAAGGGTTAGTATGTCCTTGAATGATAACATCTTCTCAATCCAACCAGTTAGTTTGTTTTGTATCATTTCCACCACACACCAAACTGTACTTGACCTCACAGCTCCTGGTTTCAAGTTTACTCCCAAATACTTGTCTGGGAATGAAGAAAGATTCATTTGAAGCTCATTAGCAATTTGGTACTTCCTGGCTTCAGTTATTCCTCCTACAAAAAGCTTGCTCTTCATTTGATTTATGACTTGGCCTGAGGATGATTGATAATCACTTAATAATTTCATTACCTTTTGTATATTCCTTTTATGCCCATTGAAGAAAAGAAAGACATCATCTGCAAATAGAATGTGGGTAGGGTGTACTCCTTTGTAGTTAACCATTGGAGCAATCCTATTTTCCTCAACCATTTTGCTTAAACTCCTGCTCAAAACATCCTCAGCTAATACAAACAAAATtggtgataatggatcaccttgtctcaACCCTCTACTCACTTCAAAAAAACCAACTGGACCTCCATTCACTAAGACAGAAACTCTAGCTGAAGTGAACAATTGATGTAACCATTTTATGTACTTTTGAGAGAAACCAAATTTTACCATAACTTCAAATAAGAATTCCCATCTTAATGAATCATATGCTTGTGTTATGTCCAATTTTAATCCTACATTTCCACCTCTCCTCTTGGTATCTAATTCATTTATCATTTCAGATGCTAAAACAATTTGTTCTTGAATGCATCTGTTTTTTATGAAGGCTCCTTGTTGTTCAGACACTAATTTCTCCATCAACCCATTCATTCTTGATGTCATTATCTTTGTAAATATCTTGAAGCTGAAATTACTCAATCCTATAGGCCTAAATTGAGTTGGTCTTCTAGCACATTTTACTTTAGGTAATAGGAATAGAAAATTAGAGTTGAGTCCTCTTGGAATAATACCTTTTCTCCAACAGGATTGCACAGCTTTTATAACACCTTCTCCAATTATTTCCCAATCAAACTTGTAGAAAAAACTTGGAAAGCCATCAGGCCCAGGAGCACTATCAGCATTTAgagaaaaaattgcatttttgatTTCCTGGCCTGAAGGAAtgctctctaacatcatgttgtCTTCTGCATTTATAACCTC
This is a stretch of genomic DNA from Papaver somniferum cultivar HN1 chromosome 1, ASM357369v1, whole genome shotgun sequence. It encodes these proteins:
- the LOC113335759 gene encoding cysteine-rich and transmembrane domain-containing protein WIH1-like — protein: MAQAQAAYPPPRSYPAATVEGYPPPGAYAAPPPAGYPVAEYAGGQGQFQAPGATTNRSGQGFWEGCCSALCCCCVFEACF
- the LOC113358819 gene encoding uncharacterized protein LOC113358819, with the translated sequence MKTRFWEDKWILDEASCNVFPHLYAAARSKFKSVADICVGNLTYFFQKMLLPRRIYVQANIIGLRRPRSKDKLRSLVKNFSPTLVWVVEPKVKWNSNDCKSLKLAGMNQKVIRNSIDGIKGNIWLFWSASITEPKVISITRQVITVNVGGVLVSGIHAASLTVDRRELWNELMVINSMDLPWMLIGDFNTVLSADEKIGGRSPLRAAMQDFHAVINFCSLVQSPSSGLQFTWSNNRAGVKRIVCTLDRALYNVKWIEKYPTWCYNVVIRNISDHSPLLGSCVMMPKPKNIPFRVLKIWLEHEDFKRLINEVWNEDLQDAEKEVLNSTILSDQDPSNISLLNNLVVARGKQEILTRQHHSILQQKPRIRNAANTIIEIEDEDGSIINEQLLIAKSLENHFKEKFKFKEVNFMEGIFYTIPEVINAEDNMMLESIPSGQEIKNAIFSLNADSAPGPDGFPSFFYKFDWEIIGEGVIKAVQSCWRKGIIPRGLNSNFLFLLPKVKCARRPTQFRPIGLSNFSFKIFTKIMTSRMNGLMEKLVSEQQGAFIKNRCIQEQIVLASEMINELDTKRRGGNVGLKLDITQAYDSLRWEFLFEVMVKFGFSQKYIKWLHQLFTSARVSVLVNGGPVGFFEVSRGLRQGDPLSPILFVLAEDVLSRSLSKMVEENRIAPMVNYKGVHPTHILFADDVFLFFNGHKRNIQKVMKLLSDYQSSSGQVINQMKSKLFVGGITEARKYQIANELQMNLSSFPDKYLGVNLKPGAVRSSTVWCVVEMIQNKLTGWIEKMLSFKDILTLIKSILCSIPIYNMSVYKWPTSVVKTCEKLIRNFLWTGDPYERKCITLKWNETCSPMEEGGLGIRRMEVINKALLMKLVWKIQNSEVEWARFMRAKYIKADGEWISGYKKSSVWPGLKWVLDEVKLHTRWITGSGEQISVWSDAWIKDKPLNEIYEEDEYMMQNKNMKVAELIVAGEWLIPSRMLQYFQVEELPVLSKTKDTRVWNGTMSGEFTVHSAVECIREHYQKVTWARHVWNPILHPTTASNVWKIVRGICSTDEKRKSKGCSLASKCYMCGVDSDNLEHILWFCNFSQIIWKWLGGIFLFCNPESYEDVMNFAKNKSGAVKDIWLLVASITMMELWFLRNRICFEEEKVNLGNFNRRIKQYTKVCAVRIKIYMWECSYDYMVFKNFDLKHQPIKPQRIIEVSFFLPARDQILICFDGSSRGNPGAAGYGFVCRDEMGGCIYAEAIGLGIATNYIAELMAITGAAEWAIQNNKLDICINSDSKAAVSAYISGRLPWFMQVRWKRLKDLLNNIKLVHSLREVNFSADSMAKKGAGLVRGGKIIFNS